DNA from Deinococcus sp. YIM 77859:
AAAGGTCTGGAGCAGCTTAAGGCGGAGGCTGGCCGCTACAGCGCCATCATCACCAGCGAGGCGGACCGCCTGGGCCGTACACCCCTCGCCGGGCACAAAATCCTCGACGAGCTGCTGGGCCTGGGCCTCCAGGTCCACAACGCCGTGGACGGCTGGTACAACCCGGAGGACGATTCCAGCGTCCTGACCTACGACGTGCGGATGCTGCTCGCTCATCAGGAGCTGCGGCAGATCAAGCGCCGCATGCTCGGCGGCAAACTGGCCGCGGCCGAGAAGGGCGGGATCATCCCCCACCACTGGCGCTGCTACGGCTACCGCGAGGTGTTCACCCTCGAAGGCGGGCGGCCCGTCCGGCGCATCGAAGTGGACGAGGCCGAGGCGGAGATCGTGCGCGAGATTTTCCGCCGCCTCGTGGGGGGCGAGACGACCGGCAAGATCGCCGACGACCTGAACGCCCGCGGGGTGCCCAGCCCCATGAATGCCATCTGGCACCTGCAACGGGTCTGGTATATCGCGCAGAACACGGCGTACAAGGGCGAGGCCAGGATGACCCTCCGGCACGCGAAACGGGAGTTCATCTTCGCCGTGCCCGCCCTGGTGGACGCCGACACCTGGCAGCTCGCCCGCGACAGCCTGCGCCGCAAGCCGAAGAAGCACACGGACATCTTCTGGCTGAACGGCATCCTGCGCTGCGCGGAGTGCGGCGGGGCGATGAGCGGCACGAACACGCAGTCGAACCGCACCAGCTACCGGCATTACCGCTGCTCCCGGGCGTTCAAACACCGCCACTACGGGGACACACCCACCTGCTCCCAGCGCACCCACTACCGCATGAACGACCTGCACGCGCACGCCGAGCGGATCGTGCGGGAGATCGCC
Protein-coding regions in this window:
- a CDS encoding recombinase family protein is translated as MTRPAALYIRVSNHLLARDDRYGLARQEAEGRAYAARQGFTIPEGALYTDIITGRSETRKGLEQLKAEAGRYSAIITSEADRLGRTPLAGHKILDELLGLGLQVHNAVDGWYNPEDDSSVLTYDVRMLLAHQELRQIKRRMLGGKLAAAEKGGIIPHHWRCYGYREVFTLEGGRPVRRIEVDEAEAEIVREIFRRLVGGETTGKIADDLNARGVPSPMNAIWHLQRVWYIAQNTAYKGEARMTLRHAKREFIFAVPALVDADTWQLARDSLRRKPKKHTDIFWLNGILRCAECGGAMSGTNTQSNRTSYRHYRCSRAFKHRHYGDTPTCSQRTHYRMNDLHAHAERIVREIAEHPERYMTAAAPPVPDHSRTLREIERLEGQLKRYLADYQRELLTGDEYAGLRDAARQQIEALRAQMAPPPVVTLPNMAATLEAIGRLVREGVPTREVLLRSGTRLSIAPGGVLEVVLRV